In the genome of Cutibacterium equinum, one region contains:
- a CDS encoding ABC transporter ATP-binding protein gives MSAPVHAPAIRVRGIDFSYGRAQDPVLTGITLPDMDAGTITSLIGPNGAGKSTLLRCIAGLEKCGGDVATDRVLYLPQDPPPASSLTVFESVMVARQQAFKGLCGLRVTSAALRDVSEVIEVLGLGPLAARTMAQLSGGQRQLVSFAQAVIRRPSALLLDEPTSALDLRNQLLLLDRIRQAAKDIPAAVIMTVHDLGQVARFSDQVVVLSCGRVHSVGDPRDVITQDMLREVYGVNATVYSTADGGIAVEASQALS, from the coding sequence ATGTCGGCTCCGGTCCATGCGCCGGCGATTCGTGTGCGCGGGATCGACTTTTCGTACGGTCGCGCGCAGGACCCCGTGTTGACCGGCATCACCCTTCCCGACATGGACGCAGGCACCATCACGTCGCTGATCGGCCCCAACGGTGCTGGCAAGTCGACGCTGCTGCGCTGCATCGCGGGACTGGAAAAATGTGGTGGTGACGTCGCCACGGATCGGGTCCTGTATTTGCCGCAGGACCCTCCACCGGCGAGCTCACTGACCGTGTTTGAGAGCGTCATGGTCGCTCGCCAGCAGGCCTTTAAAGGACTGTGTGGTTTGCGCGTCACATCCGCCGCCCTCCGGGATGTCTCCGAGGTCATCGAGGTGTTGGGCCTGGGTCCACTGGCCGCGCGCACCATGGCGCAGCTGTCGGGAGGGCAGCGACAATTGGTGAGTTTCGCTCAGGCGGTGATTCGCAGACCGTCAGCCCTCCTGCTTGACGAGCCCACGAGTGCGCTCGACCTGCGAAATCAGCTGTTGCTGTTGGATCGCATCCGGCAAGCGGCCAAGGACATCCCCGCCGCGGTCATCATGACCGTCCATGATCTGGGGCAGGTGGCCCGTTTCAGTGACCAGGTGGTGGTCCTGTCCTGCGGTCGCGTTCACTCGGTGGGCGACCCTCGTGATGTCATCACGCAGGACATGCTTCGCGAGGTCTATGGAGTCAATGCCACCGTGTACTCGACAGCCGATGGCGGTATAGCGGTCGAGGCCTCGCAGGCTCTGTCGTAA
- a CDS encoding DoxX family protein, protein MFCKCSHKSSDKAAHAHHTARLLTALCAGAGTLHFLKPEPFDSIIPPEIPGEPRSWTYGSGAAELATAALLACPRTRSLGGRAAAALFVAVFPGNLEMARQWRDREPKWQVISLGRLPLQALLIKQAREVAENC, encoded by the coding sequence ATGTTCTGCAAGTGCTCACACAAATCCTCTGACAAGGCCGCACACGCTCATCACACCGCTCGTCTCTTGACGGCGCTGTGTGCCGGAGCCGGGACCTTGCACTTCCTCAAGCCGGAACCCTTCGACAGCATCATTCCCCCCGAGATCCCGGGCGAACCACGCTCCTGGACGTACGGATCCGGCGCTGCCGAACTTGCGACGGCGGCCCTGTTGGCCTGTCCGCGCACTCGCAGCCTGGGAGGACGTGCCGCTGCAGCTCTGTTCGTCGCCGTGTTCCCCGGCAACCTCGAGATGGCGCGTCAGTGGCGTGACCGCGAGCCCAAGTGGCAGGTGATCTCCCTGGGGCGGCTGCCGCTGCAGGCCCTGCTGATCAAACAGGCCCGGGAAGTAGCGGAGAACTGCTGA
- a CDS encoding DJ-1/PfpI family protein, which produces MSRQIGVLLFDGFELLDVFGPVELWSRLSDRYEVTFCAVEPGPVRSSQGATVMATEGTDSCVGCDIVLVPGGPGTRSLVADHAFLARLRGWAAPASIISSVCTGSAMLAAAGLLEGYRATSNKMAYAWASSHGQDVRWEPRARWVHDRDRWTSSGVAAGMDMTAALIEYLEGKETAERVLQEVELEVQTDPDRDPFAVTDDRATASNR; this is translated from the coding sequence ATGAGTCGACAGATCGGTGTCCTCCTTTTCGACGGCTTTGAACTTCTCGACGTCTTCGGCCCGGTCGAACTGTGGAGTCGGTTGTCGGACCGGTACGAGGTGACGTTCTGTGCGGTCGAACCCGGCCCGGTTCGCAGCAGTCAGGGGGCGACGGTCATGGCCACCGAGGGCACGGATTCCTGCGTCGGCTGCGACATCGTTCTGGTTCCAGGCGGACCGGGGACGCGATCCCTGGTTGCCGATCACGCCTTCCTGGCCCGGCTGCGTGGATGGGCGGCTCCCGCATCCATCATCTCGTCGGTGTGTACGGGTTCCGCGATGTTGGCTGCGGCTGGCCTGCTGGAAGGCTACCGGGCGACCTCGAACAAGATGGCCTACGCATGGGCGTCCTCCCACGGCCAGGACGTCAGGTGGGAACCACGAGCACGATGGGTGCACGACCGTGACCGGTGGACCTCCTCAGGTGTTGCTGCGGGCATGGACATGACGGCTGCCCTCATCGAGTATCTGGAAGGCAAGGAGACCGCCGAGAGGGTGCTTCAGGAGGTCGAGTTGGAGGTACAGACAGACCCCGACCGTGATCCGTTCGCTGTCACAGACGATCGAGCAACTGCGTCAAACCGCTGA
- a CDS encoding HAD-IA family hydrolase translates to MKSIIWDMGGTLVDTYPQVDQTLAEVVWPEPTEEQLSEVARLRSESIAHAIEVLAQRYDVSSELLEDAYTLLKKKWVHDPAPLMAGAAEVMTAVRRGGGLNLVATHRDRTSAENLFHALGVQVDDLVCAPDGFARKPDPQMNTVLMERHGLSPSEVIAVGDRPIDIDAAQAAGIEGFLLSSEPYPNTTTISGLTQLLDRL, encoded by the coding sequence GTGAAGAGCATCATCTGGGATATGGGAGGAACACTGGTCGACACCTACCCGCAGGTCGACCAGACACTCGCGGAGGTCGTGTGGCCCGAACCGACCGAGGAGCAGTTGTCTGAAGTTGCCCGGCTCAGGTCCGAGTCGATTGCCCACGCCATCGAGGTCTTGGCACAACGCTATGACGTCTCCTCCGAGCTGCTCGAGGATGCCTACACCTTGTTGAAAAAGAAGTGGGTGCACGATCCTGCCCCACTCATGGCTGGAGCAGCAGAGGTCATGACGGCCGTGCGGCGCGGTGGTGGCCTCAACCTGGTCGCCACTCATCGTGATCGCACCAGCGCCGAGAACCTCTTCCATGCCCTAGGAGTGCAGGTGGACGACCTCGTGTGCGCCCCTGACGGTTTCGCCCGCAAGCCAGACCCCCAGATGAACACGGTGCTCATGGAGCGTCACGGACTCAGCCCGTCCGAGGTCATTGCCGTGGGCGATCGTCCCATTGACATCGACGCTGCTCAAGCCGCCGGGATCGAGGGATTCCTACTGTCTTCCGAGCCTTACCCGAACACCACAACGATCAGCGGTTTGACGCAGTTGCTCGATCGTCTGTGA
- a CDS encoding peptidyl-tRNA hydrolase: MQLVLLRDRIHPARQVDACEAAARAVVFLLDDPRTQPGGPWHDAVQQWSDKRIRKIVRRASGKRWDDVQALDGVTVSQDPPADAAPRTGPAMVRAFVPAPVRPQPKPIDKLQVSGTNLPTDGLSATSDAVVTIEVNPRIEMTTGKACAQCGHAAQLAHEAMTTGNDDDRRALEEWRRDGFRVRVVTPTLEHWDADGARVRVIDAGFTEFDGPTATTRAQW; encoded by the coding sequence ATGCAATTGGTACTGCTTCGCGACAGAATCCACCCCGCTCGCCAGGTTGATGCCTGCGAGGCGGCTGCCCGTGCCGTCGTCTTTCTGCTTGACGACCCTCGAACGCAACCAGGAGGGCCGTGGCACGACGCCGTCCAGCAGTGGTCCGACAAGCGCATACGCAAGATCGTCCGGCGAGCTTCCGGGAAGAGATGGGACGACGTCCAGGCTCTTGACGGGGTCACCGTCAGTCAGGATCCACCGGCCGACGCTGCTCCCCGAACCGGCCCAGCCATGGTGCGAGCCTTCGTCCCTGCCCCTGTGCGTCCCCAGCCCAAGCCGATAGACAAGCTTCAGGTCTCCGGCACGAACCTTCCTACTGACGGTCTTTCCGCCACATCGGATGCTGTGGTCACCATTGAGGTGAATCCTCGCATTGAGATGACGACCGGCAAGGCTTGTGCCCAGTGCGGCCACGCCGCCCAACTTGCTCATGAGGCGATGACTACTGGCAACGATGATGACCGGCGCGCACTGGAGGAGTGGCGCCGTGACGGGTTCCGCGTCCGCGTCGTGACCCCGACCCTCGAGCATTGGGACGCTGACGGGGCCCGAGTGAGGGTTATTGATGCCGGATTCACAGAGTTCGACGGACCTACCGCGACCACCCGGGCACAGTGGTGA
- a CDS encoding glycine cleavage system protein R, protein MSQLLLTAVGADRAGLVSDLSEIVASHDGNWLESRMARLAGAFAGIVLVDIDEDEVEPLKVDLSHLEAKGLRVTVTDTTPHHDSDEALLVVHLVGHDHPGIIHAVTATMARLGVTIDDLSTGLREAPMGDGILFEAQVQCRITNATTVEDLRSELESVTTEIMVDIDLVDPS, encoded by the coding sequence ATGTCGCAGCTCCTTCTGACCGCGGTCGGCGCGGACCGCGCCGGACTTGTCTCCGACTTGTCTGAAATTGTCGCCAGCCATGACGGCAACTGGCTCGAGAGCCGCATGGCACGTCTCGCCGGTGCTTTCGCCGGAATCGTCCTCGTCGATATCGACGAGGACGAGGTTGAGCCCCTCAAGGTTGACCTGTCACACCTCGAAGCCAAGGGTCTTCGTGTCACCGTCACCGACACCACCCCACACCACGACAGTGACGAGGCCCTCCTGGTGGTTCATCTCGTCGGCCACGATCATCCCGGGATCATTCACGCGGTGACGGCAACGATGGCTCGTCTCGGCGTCACCATTGACGACCTGTCCACGGGCCTGCGTGAGGCGCCGATGGGTGACGGCATCCTCTTCGAGGCTCAGGTGCAATGTCGCATCACCAACGCGACGACTGTTGAGGACCTCCGCTCGGAACTGGAATCCGTGACCACTGAGATCATGGTCGACATTGATCTGGTCGATCCTTCCTGA
- a CDS encoding family 20 glycosylhydrolase — MCALALSVASPVSAHEPPPSDWKMQVSGKMAASNPAHLNLLPLPASAKFADDGASYTIPAGACVSAPEQFTPAIDILRANIGKAYGLTLLRGHDCPITMTKDDSLGTGAQRGEAYQLSVTKTGITIKAAGTRAAIWAVQTLTQMLGPWAQAPTTLAASPTLPQVFITDQPRYSWRGLMIDPVRSFIPVDEVKRIINDMSAVKLNTLHLHLSDDQGWRVEIDNEGKAADDTIDYAQLTERSGVTSYMAGHSKLAPSAGRTGYYTKAEFIDLVDYAARHGVGIVPEIDGPGHANAMLHAIAELNSSGSYPKPASGEDRVRAYQEDDRTTLDPGNEATYTFLSHVVSRLNSYIDEGVARSGVPEVRVPVFHIGGDEASKTAKEPYQSYMKRVSDMLTANHHAAIVWNEALQPAQDASAQLPDGSYVQHWTADEPNQGGRLANFISSKHAKVIMSHVKHAYLPQKPSADLPGPSWACGENGCTIESFYNWDPTQMSGVAEENVAGVEAALWNEHMRTEHDQQSVMFPRLEATAEVAWTPQSERSFTDFKMRESLRSTVHLTRGTSFHLDALISPWASSYAPVEVDYALPGRHLVGLLALPGATQAPTNLQGTLTPVTEKHDTATGLTPVPVAVTTEMPTAYHFTDQGRTTGRVMNSLIRVYATIPEGTPPGVYRLSLSTPEPLNVSDRTAPLSLSGDQFVTVAAPPPAQPDNPANPGETGTGNDGHSPASGKHGTTGGGTDPGVIHVTGHSKSHGTTGTHASQLPHSGA; from the coding sequence GTGTGCGCTCTCGCTCTCAGCGTCGCATCGCCCGTCAGCGCCCATGAACCCCCACCTTCGGACTGGAAAATGCAGGTATCTGGAAAAATGGCTGCTTCTAATCCGGCTCACCTCAACCTCCTTCCCCTGCCTGCCTCTGCCAAGTTCGCTGATGACGGGGCTTCTTACACAATCCCTGCCGGAGCCTGTGTCAGTGCGCCAGAGCAGTTCACGCCGGCGATCGATATTCTTCGGGCCAATATTGGCAAGGCCTACGGTTTGACGCTGCTACGCGGACATGACTGCCCAATCACCATGACCAAGGACGATTCCCTTGGAACAGGCGCACAGCGAGGAGAGGCCTATCAACTCTCAGTGACCAAGACCGGTATCACCATCAAAGCCGCTGGCACCCGCGCCGCTATCTGGGCGGTGCAGACCCTCACCCAGATGCTGGGGCCATGGGCACAGGCTCCAACCACACTTGCCGCCTCCCCCACTTTGCCGCAGGTGTTCATTACCGACCAGCCGCGCTACAGCTGGCGTGGTCTCATGATCGACCCGGTTCGCTCTTTCATCCCGGTCGACGAGGTGAAACGCATCATCAACGACATGAGCGCGGTGAAACTCAATACTCTTCATCTGCATCTGAGCGATGATCAGGGCTGGCGTGTCGAGATTGACAACGAGGGCAAGGCTGCCGACGACACCATCGATTACGCACAGCTCACCGAACGTTCTGGGGTAACCTCCTACATGGCCGGCCACTCGAAATTAGCGCCCTCTGCTGGGCGTACTGGCTACTACACGAAGGCGGAGTTTATCGACCTCGTGGATTATGCCGCCCGCCACGGCGTCGGAATCGTGCCAGAAATCGACGGCCCTGGTCACGCCAATGCCATGTTGCATGCCATCGCTGAACTTAACTCATCCGGTTCTTATCCCAAACCCGCAAGCGGCGAGGATCGCGTGCGCGCTTACCAGGAGGATGATCGCACCACCCTGGACCCGGGTAACGAAGCCACCTACACCTTCCTTTCTCACGTGGTATCACGCCTGAACTCTTACATCGACGAAGGAGTGGCCCGCTCGGGTGTTCCGGAAGTACGGGTGCCCGTTTTCCACATTGGTGGCGACGAGGCCTCGAAGACAGCCAAGGAGCCCTACCAGTCGTACATGAAGCGAGTGTCGGACATGCTCACCGCGAATCATCACGCGGCCATCGTCTGGAACGAGGCACTTCAGCCGGCCCAGGACGCCAGCGCTCAGCTACCCGATGGCAGCTACGTCCAGCACTGGACCGCCGATGAGCCCAACCAGGGTGGACGTCTGGCGAACTTTATTTCCTCGAAGCATGCCAAGGTCATCATGTCCCACGTGAAGCATGCTTATCTGCCGCAAAAGCCTTCAGCTGACTTGCCCGGCCCGAGCTGGGCGTGCGGCGAGAACGGCTGCACCATCGAGAGTTTCTACAACTGGGATCCAACTCAGATGTCGGGCGTAGCAGAGGAGAACGTAGCCGGCGTGGAAGCCGCGCTGTGGAATGAGCACATGCGCACCGAACACGACCAACAGTCGGTCATGTTCCCGCGCCTGGAAGCAACCGCAGAGGTGGCGTGGACCCCGCAGTCCGAGCGATCTTTCACTGATTTCAAGATGCGTGAGTCGCTGCGCTCGACCGTTCATCTCACTCGCGGCACGTCCTTCCACCTCGACGCGCTCATATCCCCCTGGGCATCGTCCTATGCACCTGTCGAGGTGGATTACGCCCTGCCGGGGCGTCATCTCGTGGGCCTGCTCGCTCTGCCAGGTGCCACTCAAGCACCGACCAACCTGCAGGGCACCCTCACGCCGGTGACGGAAAAACACGACACGGCAACAGGATTGACCCCGGTGCCAGTCGCCGTCACAACCGAGATGCCCACGGCTTATCACTTCACTGACCAGGGTCGCACGACCGGTCGTGTCATGAATTCCCTCATTCGCGTGTACGCCACGATTCCCGAGGGCACTCCCCCGGGCGTCTACCGCCTGTCGTTGAGCACACCAGAACCACTGAACGTATCGGATCGCACTGCTCCGCTCAGCCTTTCCGGTGATCAATTCGTGACAGTTGCGGCACCCCCGCCAGCGCAACCCGACAACCCGGCCAACCCCGGAGAAACGGGCACCGGAAACGACGGCCATTCACCGGCTTCCGGCAAGCATGGCACTACTGGTGGTGGGACTGACCCCGGCGTGATCCACGTCACAGGCCATTCGAAGAGTCATGGAACGACTGGTACACACGCCTCGCAGCTTCCACACTCCGGTGCGTAG
- the tpx gene encoding thiol peroxidase, translating into MATTALKGQTVNTVADLPQVGSDLPPFTLVKPDLSELTSDELKGKKLVLNIFPSIDTGVCATSVRTFNEKAAGLDDTIVLCVSRDLPFAQARFCGAEGIENVVVASAFRSHFGKDLGVTLADSPMQHLLARAVIVADAEGRVTYTQLVDEITTEPDYDAALEAAKQA; encoded by the coding sequence ATGGCCACTACTGCTCTTAAGGGACAAACCGTCAACACCGTCGCCGACCTGCCTCAGGTCGGATCCGATCTTCCGCCGTTCACCCTTGTCAAGCCTGATCTGTCGGAGCTGACCAGCGACGAGCTCAAGGGCAAGAAGCTCGTCCTCAACATCTTCCCGAGCATCGACACTGGTGTCTGCGCGACGAGCGTGCGTACCTTCAACGAGAAGGCTGCCGGGCTCGACGACACCATCGTGCTGTGCGTTTCCCGTGACCTTCCCTTCGCTCAGGCCCGTTTCTGCGGGGCTGAGGGTATCGAGAACGTCGTCGTCGCCTCGGCCTTCCGTTCCCACTTCGGTAAGGATCTCGGTGTCACCCTCGCTGACAGCCCGATGCAGCATCTGCTGGCCCGTGCTGTCATCGTCGCAGACGCCGAAGGCAGGGTGACCTACACCCAGCTGGTCGACGAGATCACCACTGAGCCTGATTACGACGCTGCTCTCGAGGCCGCCAAGCAGGCCTGA